One window of the Triticum dicoccoides isolate Atlit2015 ecotype Zavitan chromosome 3B, WEW_v2.0, whole genome shotgun sequence genome contains the following:
- the LOC119281955 gene encoding cysteine proteinase inhibitor 4-like — protein MARVIGASGACTLLLVLLVACAASAARTEPGAARQLWDDGRKVGGRTEVRDVEGDREVQELGRYSVEEHNRRREEGCEGSGGVCGRLEFARVVSAQRQVVSGIKYYLRVAAAEEGGAGSNGVSDGRVFDAVVVVKPWLQSRALVRFAPADSK, from the coding sequence ATGGCTCGGGTGATCGGTGCCTCCGGAGCCTGCACACTCCTCCTCGTCCTGCTCGTGGCGTGCGCTGCGTCCGCAGCGCGCACCGAACCGGGCGCCGCGCGGCAGCTGTGGGACGACGGGAGGAAGGTCGGGGGAAGGACGGAGGTGAGGGACGTGGAGGGCGACAGGGAGGTGCAGGAGCTGGGGCGGTACTCCGTTGAAGAGCACAACCGGCGCCGGGAGGAGGGctgcgagggcagcggcggcgtcTGCGGCCGGCTGGAGTTCGCCCGCGTGGTGTCGGCGCAGCGCCAGGTGGTCTCCGGAATCAAGTACTACCTCCGCGTCGCGGCCGCCGAGGAAGGTGGCGCGGGGAGCAACGGCGTCAGCGACGGCCGCGTGTTCGACGCCGTGGTGGTCGTGAAGCCCTGGCTCCAGTCCCGCGCGCTGGTCAGGTTCGCGCCGGCCGACTCCAAATGA